In Oscillatoria acuminata PCC 6304, a single window of DNA contains:
- a CDS encoding AAA family ATPase yields MKRQTKLPPNLDKDAPLAARMRPRVLDEFIGQDPILGEGRLLRRALQADQLSSLIFYGPPGTGKTTLARVIANSTQAQFIAINAVLSGVKEIREAIATAQQHRQDSAQRTILFVDEVHRFNKSQQDALLPWVENGTVILIGATTENPYFEVNKALVSRSRIFQLTPLTPTDLQQICEQTLKDADRGYGHLQVHLDPEAMAHLVDVANGDARSLLNALELAVETTPPDDQGQIRITLQVAEESIQKRAVLYDKEGDAHFDTISAFIKSLRGSDPDAALYWLAKMVYAGEDPRFIFRRMLILASEDIGLADPHAVVIVNACAETFDRVGMPEGRYHLAQAALYLATAAKSNSIMGFFDALATVEKEREAEVPSHLKDANRDKKGFGHGAGYLYPHAYRDHWVEQQYLPQSLQGQVFYQPSNQGKEGEIATQVARRREAQLAAMVEGVGVAPAEVLTYGPGDRTADRWLQRTLGQVGSRLAEVRDRLFERAQPQRHHLILDLNAQSGLLTWEAIRRVPEGGVYAIARQESEVRALIEQSASLPELMRPMVMAASLSQIRQTLEQEAPGVKFDRILGRNALVREADKIAIAGSLASLLSDSGGLVLGETLPRYTQRLYRLLGGKGLKGNLGDRLIAAEEAIYQDSRDPMVNWDAADLQRDLESVGFRVQLQIERSHQELQITSALLDRWFTPSKSAKPSYGDRLAQQLSGTEVQAVAEAFQRHLLHQTVQWESAIGFICATLEF; encoded by the coding sequence ATGAAACGACAGACAAAACTTCCCCCAAATCTGGATAAAGATGCACCGTTGGCGGCGCGGATGCGACCCCGGGTTTTAGATGAATTTATTGGACAAGACCCTATTTTGGGGGAGGGCCGGTTGTTGCGTCGGGCACTTCAGGCGGATCAACTCTCCTCCTTGATTTTTTATGGTCCTCCAGGGACGGGAAAAACCACTTTAGCACGGGTGATTGCCAATAGTACCCAAGCTCAATTTATTGCGATTAATGCGGTGCTTTCTGGGGTGAAGGAGATTCGGGAGGCGATCGCCACTGCCCAACAACATCGGCAGGACTCCGCGCAACGAACCATTTTATTTGTCGATGAAGTCCATCGCTTTAATAAATCCCAACAAGATGCGCTCTTACCTTGGGTGGAAAATGGTACCGTAATTCTGATTGGGGCAACTACAGAAAACCCCTATTTTGAAGTCAATAAAGCCTTAGTCAGTCGATCGCGCATCTTTCAATTAACTCCCCTAACTCCCACAGATTTACAGCAGATTTGTGAGCAAACTTTAAAAGATGCCGATCGCGGATATGGACATCTCCAGGTCCATCTGGATCCAGAGGCAATGGCTCATCTCGTTGATGTTGCCAATGGCGATGCGCGATCGCTGTTAAATGCCTTAGAATTGGCCGTGGAAACCACCCCTCCAGATGACCAGGGCCAGATTCGCATCACCTTACAGGTGGCAGAAGAATCCATCCAAAAACGGGCAGTTTTATATGACAAGGAAGGTGATGCTCACTTTGATACCATCAGTGCCTTTATCAAAAGTTTACGCGGTTCGGACCCGGATGCAGCCCTGTACTGGTTAGCCAAAATGGTTTATGCCGGGGAAGATCCGCGTTTTATCTTCCGTCGGATGTTGATTTTAGCCAGTGAAGATATTGGATTGGCGGACCCCCATGCCGTGGTGATTGTGAATGCTTGTGCCGAAACCTTTGATCGCGTCGGAATGCCCGAAGGACGGTATCATTTAGCCCAAGCTGCCTTATACTTAGCCACCGCTGCCAAATCTAACAGTATTATGGGCTTTTTTGATGCCTTAGCCACCGTAGAAAAAGAACGGGAGGCAGAGGTTCCCAGCCATTTAAAGGATGCCAACCGGGATAAAAAGGGGTTTGGACATGGTGCCGGATATTTGTATCCTCATGCCTATCGCGATCATTGGGTAGAACAGCAATATTTACCCCAAAGTTTGCAGGGACAGGTGTTTTATCAACCGTCTAATCAGGGGAAAGAGGGAGAAATTGCGACCCAGGTGGCGCGACGGCGGGAAGCGCAGTTAGCGGCAATGGTGGAAGGGGTGGGGGTGGCCCCAGCAGAAGTTCTCACTTATGGTCCTGGCGATCGCACTGCCGATCGCTGGTTGCAGCGGACTTTGGGACAAGTGGGCAGTCGCCTCGCAGAGGTGCGCGATCGCCTATTTGAGAGGGCGCAACCCCAACGGCATCATCTAATTCTGGATTTGAACGCCCAAAGTGGGTTACTCACCTGGGAGGCAATCCGACGAGTCCCAGAAGGGGGCGTTTATGCGATCGCCCGTCAGGAGTCAGAAGTGAGGGCGTTAATCGAACAATCCGCATCCCTGCCGGAGTTAATGCGTCCAATGGTGATGGCAGCATCTTTATCTCAAATCCGGCAAACCCTGGAGCAGGAAGCGCCTGGAGTCAAATTTGACCGCATTCTGGGCCGAAATGCCTTGGTTCGGGAAGCGGATAAAATAGCGATCGCCGGGAGTTTGGCATCCTTGCTTTCAGACTCGGGAGGGTTAGTTTTAGGGGAAACCCTGCCGCGTTATACTCAGCGCTTATATCGGTTGTTAGGAGGGAAAGGACTCAAAGGGAATTTAGGCGATCGGCTGATAGCAGCAGAAGAGGCGATTTATCAAGATTCCCGGGACCCGATGGTGAACTGGGATGCAGCGGATTTGCAACGGGATCTAGAATCCGTGGGGTTTCGGGTCCAGTTGCAAATCGAGCGATCGCACCAGGAATTACAGATCACTTCCGCCCTGCTCGATCGCTGGTTTACCCCCTCGAAATCGGCCAAACCCAGCTATGGGGACCGATTGGCACAGCAGCTTTCGGGGACAGAAGTTCAGGCAGTCGCGGAGGCATTCCAACGCCATCTCCTCCATCAAACAGTGCAATGGGAAAGTGCGATCGGCTTCATCTGTGCCACCCTGGAGTTTTAA
- a CDS encoding metallophosphoesterase family protein: MKFISDPATAVKIEKMKTRLRSQHPLLLSKGIDRTRFELDDGKSGDREFSFLVIGDSGSGRHLKNNPQRQIAEQMVRNQDNCRFIMHTGDVIYLVGSSEYYPQNFIEPYREFIVGGEHPDRIAYNKMVFKLPILPVPGNHDYYDLPLLYGAIAQAAQPLRHLLRGHFHLDVGWHGSDQGKAYARAFLDYLKDIPDFLLDAHFDRHYTAQTDTGRCLRYQPGEFTRLPNQYYTFRYGGIDFFALDSNTFNEPPPLPDTKEGRQYRQLLEKRRDELERQQVELTARSQELNPDNPHHAEQLDELETKLEQIEEMQLDIEKQLEADENTVTDIEQLNWFKQRLIHSWNTEEVRGRILYFHHPPYVTEATKWDQGQTLAIRRQLRWVLDQVAEAVGDKTQGRPLLDLVLTGHAHCLEYLQTGDTGHADSHINWIVCGGSGYSLRRQREEGSDLTELFPETEEERLVARSKLFLGRKGRGSNKERPYSFLRVDVLEGSPPKMRLQPMISERTHHKWYDRQSEAFMI, from the coding sequence ATGAAGTTCATATCCGATCCAGCAACGGCGGTTAAAATCGAGAAAATGAAAACCCGGTTACGATCGCAACATCCCCTGCTGCTGTCGAAAGGAATTGATCGCACCCGCTTTGAGTTGGATGATGGGAAATCAGGCGATCGCGAGTTTTCCTTTTTGGTCATTGGGGATAGCGGATCCGGACGTCACCTCAAAAACAATCCCCAACGCCAAATCGCAGAACAGATGGTCCGAAACCAGGACAACTGCCGATTTATTATGCATACCGGCGATGTGATTTATCTGGTGGGTTCGAGCGAATATTACCCCCAAAACTTCATCGAACCCTATCGGGAATTTATTGTCGGTGGAGAACATCCCGATCGCATTGCTTACAACAAAATGGTGTTCAAACTGCCAATTCTTCCCGTCCCCGGTAACCACGATTACTATGACCTCCCCCTGTTGTACGGGGCGATCGCCCAAGCTGCCCAACCCTTGCGCCATCTCTTGCGAGGCCACTTCCATCTCGATGTGGGATGGCATGGTTCTGACCAAGGTAAAGCCTACGCCCGAGCATTCCTAGACTACCTCAAGGATATTCCCGACTTCCTACTCGACGCTCATTTCGATCGCCATTACACCGCCCAAACCGACACCGGACGCTGTTTACGATATCAACCGGGCGAGTTTACCCGCTTACCCAATCAGTATTATACCTTTCGCTATGGGGGCATCGACTTTTTTGCCCTAGACTCCAATACCTTCAATGAACCACCCCCCCTTCCTGACACCAAAGAAGGACGTCAATACCGGCAATTGCTGGAAAAACGTCGGGATGAATTGGAACGTCAGCAGGTTGAACTCACCGCGCGATCGCAAGAACTCAACCCGGATAATCCCCATCATGCCGAGCAACTCGATGAACTCGAAACCAAATTAGAGCAAATCGAAGAAATGCAACTCGATATTGAGAAACAACTAGAAGCTGATGAAAACACCGTAACCGATATTGAACAACTCAATTGGTTCAAACAACGACTGATTCATTCTTGGAATACGGAGGAAGTGCGGGGACGAATCTTGTATTTCCACCATCCCCCCTATGTGACTGAGGCTACGAAGTGGGACCAAGGTCAGACCCTCGCCATTCGCCGTCAACTGCGGTGGGTTTTAGATCAGGTGGCGGAGGCGGTGGGGGACAAAACTCAAGGAAGGCCCCTGCTGGACCTGGTACTCACGGGTCACGCTCACTGTCTGGAGTATTTACAAACCGGAGATACCGGACACGCCGATTCCCATATTAATTGGATTGTCTGTGGCGGGAGTGGATATAGTTTGCGCCGTCAGCGCGAAGAGGGTTCGGACTTAACGGAGTTGTTCCCGGAAACGGAGGAGGAGCGCCTGGTGGCCCGCTCGAAATTGTTTCTCGGGCGCAAGGGTCGGGGTTCCAATAAGGAGCGCCCCTACTCCTTTTTGCGCGTTGATGTTCTGGAGGGGTCTCCCCCAAAGATGCGGTTACAACCGATGATTTCCGAACGAACTCACCACAAATGGTACGATCGCCAGAGCGAAGCGTTTATGATTTAA
- a CDS encoding DsbA family oxidoreductase, whose product MQTYPPVASLETSPDPQTLGETSNSVAPIEITYYTDPLCSWSWAVEPQWRRLRYEFGDRLVWRYSMGGLLRDWQQYRDPLNHISRPVQMGPVWIQVRHLTGMPIDEKIWVNNPPTSSYPACIAVKAALQQGPEVGESYLRRLREAVMLEGRNIAQREILLELGAELNPQLGFDGDRFEQDLDHPNSVEAFRQDLKEMRYRGIARFPSMMLHPNSGRSLLMMGYRPYSVLRDAITQIAPELEPQRSLTDAIAYATHWETITAPEVAVALNLNIETTTILLDEAVNGGQLEKAGFLYRNTGQPA is encoded by the coding sequence ATGCAAACTTATCCCCCAGTCGCCTCCTTGGAGACATCACCGGACCCCCAAACCCTAGGGGAAACCTCAAATTCCGTGGCCCCAATTGAAATTACCTACTATACTGACCCCCTCTGTTCCTGGAGTTGGGCGGTGGAACCCCAGTGGCGACGCTTGCGCTATGAGTTTGGCGATCGCCTAGTGTGGCGCTATTCAATGGGGGGACTCCTCCGGGATTGGCAGCAATATAGAGACCCCCTTAACCATATTTCTCGTCCGGTGCAAATGGGTCCCGTTTGGATCCAGGTCCGACATCTCACCGGAATGCCTATTGATGAAAAAATCTGGGTGAACAACCCCCCAACCTCCTCCTATCCCGCTTGTATTGCGGTGAAAGCAGCGTTACAACAAGGCCCCGAAGTCGGGGAGTCCTATTTGCGGCGACTGCGCGAGGCGGTGATGTTGGAGGGCCGCAATATTGCTCAGAGGGAGATTCTGCTGGAACTGGGGGCGGAATTAAACCCCCAACTCGGGTTTGATGGCGATCGCTTTGAGCAGGATTTGGACCATCCCAATTCTGTGGAAGCATTCCGCCAGGACCTCAAAGAAATGCGCTATCGCGGGATCGCCCGGTTTCCTAGCATGATGCTGCACCCAAACTCAGGGCGATCGCTGCTGATGATGGGATATCGACCCTATTCAGTCCTGCGAGATGCCATCACCCAAATTGCGCCGGAACTCGAACCCCAGCGATCTCTCACCGATGCGATCGCCTATGCCACCCACTGGGAAACCATCACCGCGCCCGAGGTTGCCGTTGCCCTCAATCTTAATATAGAAACAACAACCATCCTTCTCGATGAAGCCGTCAACGGGGGACAACTGGAAAAAGCCGGTTTCCTGTATCGCAACACTGGGCAACCGGCTTAA
- a CDS encoding manganese catalase family protein: protein MFYHVKELQFNARVSKPDPRFATLLLEQFGGPNGELAAAMQYFVQAFAARQAYPEKYDMLMDIASEEFSHLEIVGALVTMLLDGINGDLKNAAENSEIMQFMGGNKTGREDLIHQIAMTGPQLLAVSGGGPTVTNSQGVPWSGSYVNANGDLTVDLRSDLAAESRAKIVYEYLMQFTDDPEVKDTLRFLMTREVSHYKMFAAALETIEPNFPPGVLQADPRYSHLYFNMSNGTSARGPWNEGQGSWPDGENWVYVDDPLDYVVKTEGMTRNQTSEGTNMTEEQTFKKEQELSMKRSAEVKSASPKGPNQWSSYPQTNLSSPKSPMK, encoded by the coding sequence ATGTTTTATCATGTCAAAGAATTACAATTTAATGCGCGGGTGTCCAAACCTGATCCCCGCTTTGCCACCTTACTGCTAGAACAGTTTGGCGGTCCTAACGGAGAACTCGCCGCAGCAATGCAGTATTTTGTCCAGGCATTTGCAGCGCGTCAGGCGTACCCGGAAAAATACGATATGTTGATGGATATTGCCTCGGAAGAGTTTAGCCATTTGGAGATTGTCGGGGCCTTGGTTACCATGTTGTTGGATGGTATCAATGGAGACCTGAAAAACGCTGCGGAAAACAGCGAAATTATGCAATTTATGGGGGGAAACAAGACCGGGCGAGAAGACCTGATCCATCAAATTGCGATGACGGGACCGCAGTTATTAGCAGTATCTGGCGGTGGTCCAACGGTCACCAATAGTCAAGGTGTGCCTTGGTCAGGAAGCTACGTCAATGCGAATGGGGATTTAACGGTTGATTTGCGATCGGATTTGGCGGCTGAGTCTCGGGCCAAAATTGTCTATGAATATTTGATGCAATTTACCGATGACCCGGAAGTAAAAGACACCTTACGCTTCTTAATGACGCGGGAAGTTTCTCACTACAAAATGTTCGCGGCAGCCCTGGAAACCATTGAGCCCAATTTCCCACCGGGAGTGCTACAAGCTGACCCGCGCTACAGTCATTTGTACTTTAATATGTCCAATGGAACTAGTGCGCGTGGACCTTGGAATGAAGGTCAAGGGTCTTGGCCCGATGGGGAAAATTGGGTGTATGTGGATGACCCCCTCGATTATGTGGTGAAGACTGAAGGGATGACCCGCAATCAGACGAGTGAAGGGACGAATATGACGGAAGAACAGACGTTCAAAAAGGAACAAGAACTGAGTATGAAGCGTTCTGCGGAGGTGAAATCAGCCTCCCCGAAAGGACCGAATCAGTGGTCTTCCTACCCACAAACGAATCTGAGTAGTCCGAAATCGCCGATGAAATAA
- a CDS encoding Crp/Fnr family transcriptional regulator, giving the protein MQTEAFSELFPLFSAANPETLEWLLSVAVEHEYPSGRAVLMEDAWGNAVYFVVTGWVKVRRLYGDNVVTLAILGRGDFFGEMAILDESPRSTDVIALSTVQLLSVSAQRFIQTLFKDAQLHHRMLQLMVRRLRQTNLRFQLRNRPPAVKLANTLVSLAENYGQSTEKGTEIYNIPYKDLADVTDIGVEETSKIMEKLNAKGWIKIDEAAESLYLVNLKQLTHLAGHV; this is encoded by the coding sequence ATGCAGACCGAAGCCTTTAGTGAGCTTTTCCCGCTATTTAGTGCCGCCAATCCAGAAACCCTGGAATGGCTTTTGTCCGTTGCGGTTGAGCACGAGTATCCATCAGGCAGAGCAGTCTTAATGGAAGATGCCTGGGGCAATGCCGTTTACTTTGTCGTCACCGGATGGGTCAAAGTCCGACGCCTCTATGGGGACAATGTAGTAACTCTGGCGATTCTCGGGCGGGGTGACTTCTTCGGAGAAATGGCAATTCTTGATGAATCGCCCCGTTCCACCGACGTGATTGCCCTCTCAACGGTACAACTCCTGAGTGTTTCCGCCCAGCGGTTTATCCAAACCCTGTTTAAAGACGCTCAACTCCATCATCGGATGCTCCAACTCATGGTCCGACGACTCAGACAAACCAATCTCCGCTTTCAATTGCGGAACCGTCCCCCAGCAGTTAAACTGGCGAACACATTAGTGTCTCTCGCCGAAAACTACGGACAGTCCACCGAGAAAGGAACAGAAATCTACAACATTCCCTATAAAGACTTAGCAGATGTCACCGATATTGGCGTCGAAGAAACCAGCAAAATCATGGAAAAATTGAACGCCAAAGGCTGGATTAAAATTGATGAAGCTGCTGAATCTCTTTATTTGGTCAATCTCAAACAGTTAACCCACTTAGCCGGCCACGTTTAA
- a CDS encoding M61 family metallopeptidase codes for MTEATTIPPSTMPRIAPDIYYQVAMYEPESHLFDVMLKVRGWRASVLDLKMPVWTPGSYLVREYAKHLQEFSAEDADEISLTWRKLSKNHWQIETPGISEIIVRYRIYANELSVRTNHLDRTHGYFNGAALFFYIPGFEKSPISIQIIPAKPEWRVTTSLPPKSGRPHTFTAPDYDTLVDSPFEMGTHQSYYFEVEHKPHELAIWGQGNLQAERLISDMEKIIQTESRLFGGLPYDRYLFILHLSSQGYGGLEHKNSCSLNYPRFGFRNSEKYNRFIQLVAHEFFHLWNVKRIRPKPLEVFNYEGETYTTSLWFCEGTTSYYDILLPLWAGIYDAKVALQGLSKDITRLQTLPGRRYQPLSESSWDAWIKLYRRDANSDNSQISYYLKGELISLLLDLRIRANFGNGRSLDQVMQQMWQRFGPEEIGFTDEELKAIIESVAEEDLTDFFNDYIHGTAELPLDEYLQPFGLKVQPVENGDAAPFLGLTVKPENGKAMIKFVEMGSPAQRGGIDAEDELLAIDGMRVTAEDLGDRLKDYQTGSKIQITVFHQEQLRTVEAVLAQPRPTTYNIVPIQNPTATQQHNLKGWLGSSVSQLKG; via the coding sequence ATGACTGAAGCAACGACAATTCCACCGAGTACGATGCCTCGAATCGCACCGGATATTTACTATCAAGTGGCGATGTATGAGCCAGAATCTCATCTGTTTGACGTGATGTTAAAGGTGCGGGGATGGCGAGCATCGGTCCTGGACTTAAAAATGCCGGTATGGACTCCGGGTTCCTATTTAGTGCGGGAGTATGCCAAACATCTCCAGGAATTCTCCGCTGAAGATGCGGACGAAATCTCCCTAACTTGGCGCAAACTGAGCAAAAATCACTGGCAAATCGAAACTCCAGGAATCTCTGAGATTATCGTTCGCTATCGCATCTATGCCAATGAACTGTCCGTGCGGACCAATCACCTAGATAGAACTCATGGCTATTTTAACGGTGCCGCCCTTTTCTTCTATATCCCTGGTTTTGAAAAAAGCCCGATTTCCATTCAAATTATCCCGGCGAAACCGGAATGGCGGGTCACCACTTCACTGCCCCCGAAGTCGGGACGTCCCCACACCTTTACTGCCCCAGATTACGATACTTTGGTGGATAGCCCTTTTGAAATGGGTACGCACCAATCTTATTATTTTGAGGTGGAACATAAACCCCATGAATTAGCAATTTGGGGCCAGGGAAATCTCCAAGCTGAACGGCTGATTTCCGATATGGAAAAAATCATTCAAACCGAAAGTCGGCTATTCGGAGGGTTACCTTACGATCGCTACTTGTTTATTCTCCATCTCTCCTCCCAAGGCTATGGCGGATTGGAACATAAAAATAGCTGTTCTTTGAACTATCCCCGTTTTGGATTTAGAAATTCCGAAAAATACAACCGCTTCATCCAATTAGTCGCCCATGAGTTCTTTCACTTATGGAATGTCAAACGCATTCGTCCCAAACCCTTAGAAGTCTTTAACTATGAAGGGGAAACCTACACGACTTCTCTATGGTTTTGTGAAGGCACTACCAGTTATTACGATATCTTGCTGCCCTTGTGGGCGGGAATTTATGATGCAAAAGTCGCCTTACAAGGGTTGAGTAAAGATATTACTCGCTTACAAACCCTGCCGGGACGTCGTTATCAACCCCTGAGTGAATCGAGTTGGGATGCTTGGATTAAACTGTATCGCCGGGATGCTAATAGCGATAATTCCCAAATTTCCTACTATTTGAAAGGAGAATTAATCTCCCTATTGTTGGATTTGCGAATTCGGGCAAACTTCGGCAACGGGCGATCGCTGGATCAGGTGATGCAGCAAATGTGGCAACGGTTTGGTCCCGAAGAAATCGGCTTTACCGATGAGGAACTCAAAGCAATTATCGAATCCGTTGCCGAAGAAGATTTAACCGACTTCTTTAACGACTACATCCACGGGACTGCGGAATTACCCCTAGATGAGTATCTGCAACCCTTTGGGTTAAAAGTGCAACCCGTTGAAAATGGGGATGCGGCACCGTTTTTGGGCTTGACCGTTAAGCCAGAAAATGGTAAGGCTATGATTAAATTTGTGGAAATGGGTTCACCGGCACAACGGGGGGGAATCGATGCCGAGGATGAGTTATTGGCAATTGATGGAATGCGCGTGACGGCAGAAGATTTGGGCGATCGCCTGAAAGACTATCAAACCGGGTCCAAAATCCAAATTACTGTTTTCCATCAAGAACAATTACGAACCGTTGAGGCGGTTCTCGCCCAACCCCGTCCCACCACTTACAATATTGTCCCCATTCAAAATCCCACTGCGACTCAACAGCATAACCTGAAAGGCTGGTTAGGCAGTTCGGTAAGTCAACTCAAAGGGTAA
- a CDS encoding transposase, translated as MVHEQLKYYRQLGLRPRILGLPLMVAGVLSLLWRQIPSVRELGRTLAREDLLWCRAVKVSQQALSTRFLEFPASMFEQVLWALVEELKRRWTHRVVRPLPASVAWTFQKFEHIWIVDGSTLEALFRKLKSLQEQPIALAGKIYTIVDMASHLPVAMRFEENPNAADRNQWEWLHATLPKGGLLIFDRGFYDFTEFAALVKAGSAWITRLKKGTYQVQKSFSQSANLVDQLVLLGASQFGKET; from the coding sequence GTGGTTCACGAGCAATTGAAATACTATCGCCAGTTAGGGCTGCGCCCACGAATTTTGGGGCTTCCTCTAATGGTGGCAGGAGTGTTGAGTCTGTTATGGCGTCAAATCCCGAGCGTTCGAGAACTGGGAAGGACCTTAGCCCGGGAAGACTTACTGTGGTGTCGAGCGGTGAAGGTATCCCAGCAAGCTCTCTCCACAAGATTTTTAGAATTTCCGGCATCCATGTTTGAGCAGGTTCTGTGGGCTTTAGTGGAGGAGTTAAAGCGACGTTGGACTCATCGTGTTGTCCGCCCATTGCCAGCGAGCGTGGCTTGGACTTTTCAAAAGTTTGAACACATTTGGATTGTGGATGGTTCGACCCTGGAGGCCCTGTTTCGTAAACTTAAAAGTTTACAAGAGCAACCCATAGCTTTAGCTGGAAAAATCTACACCATAGTAGATATGGCGAGCCATTTGCCGGTGGCAATGCGATTTGAAGAAAACCCTAATGCGGCAGATAGGAATCAATGGGAATGGTTGCACGCAACTCTGCCCAAAGGGGGTTTATTGATTTTTGATCGGGGCTTTTATGACTTCACGGAATTTGCGGCCCTCGTCAAAGCTGGTAGCGCTTGGATTACCAGGCTGAAGAAAGGCACCTATCAGGTCCAGAAAAGTTTTAGCCAGAGTGCTAATCTGGTTGACCAATTAGTTCTGCTGGGAGCATCTCAATTTGGCAAAGAGACCTAA
- a CDS encoding Uma2 family endonuclease, with protein MVTETTTTPKSSIIYPESDGQPMADNTKQFRWIVTIQGGIDSLFKDDPNVFVAGDLLWYPVEGNNKLRVAPDVMVAFGRPKGDRGSYLQWKEDNIPPQVVFEVWSPGNTLSEMTKKLEFYQRYGVEEYYLYDPDKIDLVGWIRNENQLTSIETINGWVSPRLGVRFELSEEGLELYRPDGRKFSTYLQVETQRQQAEERANRLAEKLRELGIDPDAM; from the coding sequence ATGGTTACAGAAACGACAACCACTCCAAAATCCTCAATCATCTACCCCGAAAGCGACGGTCAACCGATGGCAGATAACACCAAACAATTCCGCTGGATTGTCACAATTCAAGGAGGAATTGACTCCCTGTTTAAAGATGACCCCAACGTATTTGTCGCCGGAGACTTACTCTGGTATCCCGTTGAAGGGAACAATAAACTGCGAGTCGCCCCAGATGTGATGGTCGCCTTTGGACGCCCCAAAGGCGATCGTGGGTCTTATCTGCAATGGAAAGAAGACAACATCCCTCCCCAAGTCGTCTTTGAGGTCTGGTCTCCGGGAAATACCTTAAGTGAAATGACGAAAAAACTGGAATTTTATCAACGCTATGGCGTCGAAGAATACTATCTCTATGACCCGGATAAAATTGACTTGGTAGGTTGGATTCGCAACGAGAATCAACTCACCAGCATTGAAACCATCAACGGCTGGGTTTCTCCTCGATTAGGGGTGCGATTTGAACTATCCGAAGAAGGGTTAGAACTCTATCGTCCCGATGGTCGAAAATTCTCCACTTATCTTCAAGTAGAGACCCAACGCCAACAAGCGGAAGAACGCGCCAACCGCCTCGCGGAAAAACTTCGGGAATTAGGCATTGACCCTGACGCGATGTAA
- a CDS encoding Uma2 family endonuclease yields MVPENTTTPKKPIIYPESDGQPIADNTEQFQWIVTLQGGIDALFKDDPNVFVAGDLLWYPVEGNNQLRIAPDVMVAFGRPKGRRGSYLQWKEDNIPPQVVFEVLSPGNTVIEMNKKLEFYERYGVEEYYLYDPDRIDLGGWIRTENKLTSIEPINGWVSPRLGVRFELSEEGLELYSPDGQKFSTYLELYTGRKQEAQRAQQAEERANRLAEKLRELGIDPDAM; encoded by the coding sequence ATGGTTCCAGAAAATACAACCACTCCAAAAAAACCAATCATTTACCCCGAAAGCGACGGTCAACCCATCGCAGATAACACCGAACAATTCCAATGGATTGTCACCCTTCAAGGGGGAATAGATGCCCTGTTTAAAGACGATCCCAACGTATTTGTCGCCGGAGACTTACTCTGGTATCCCGTCGAAGGCAACAATCAACTGCGAATTGCCCCAGATGTGATGGTCGCCTTTGGACGTCCCAAAGGAAGACGCGGGTCTTATCTGCAATGGAAAGAAGACAACATCCCTCCTCAAGTCGTCTTTGAGGTCTTATCTCCCGGGAATACCGTAATAGAAATGAACAAAAAACTGGAATTTTATGAACGCTATGGCGTCGAAGAATACTATCTCTATGACCCGGATAGAATTGACTTAGGAGGTTGGATTCGCACCGAGAATAAACTCACCAGCATTGAACCCATCAACGGCTGGGTTTCTCCCCGGTTAGGGGTGCGATTTGAACTATCCGAGGAAGGGTTAGAACTGTACAGTCCCGATGGTCAAAAATTCTCCACTTATCTTGAATTGTACACCGGACGCAAACAAGAAGCACAACGCGCCCAACAAGCGGAAGAACGCGCCAACCGCCTCGCTGAAAAACTCCGGGAATTAGGCATTGACCCTGACGCGATGTAA